One window from the genome of Bacteroidales bacterium encodes:
- a CDS encoding NAD(P)H-hydrate dehydratase encodes MIKVLNISQIREADKVTILKENISSYELMERASRLCFEEIKKIFLDKATSFTVFAGCGNNGGDGLAIARMLHEAGYSVKVVFINFGKISNDCEINLKKLPKNINVDFLDDDNFNFEINDNSVIIDSILGSGISRKPEGLVLKVINQINNLKNFVISIDLPSGLLADESSEAHSNSIVKANFTITIGLPKLALFMPENSLYFGNWILVQIGLDQDFIDNSETNYFFLQKQDVSNLIKIRPKFAHKGNFGHALIASGSKGFMGAAILAARACLKSGCGLLTVHCPKNYSNIIQTAVPAAMCSIDDAEEVISSIPNIDKYSAISFGPGCSQDDKTAMALKLLIQNSSKPLILDADGLNILANNKTWLAFLPKNTILTPHVGEFERLFGKSKNGFERLQTAIEMSSKYNCIIVLKGAYSAIVLPDKKVFFNSTGNPGLAKGGSGDILTGLMTGLLAQGYLPYYAAILAVFIHGLAGDIAAEEHTEEAMNADDVIKNISNSWKNILFC; translated from the coding sequence ATGATTAAAGTCCTCAATATATCACAAATTAGAGAAGCAGATAAAGTTACAATTTTAAAAGAAAATATTTCTTCATATGAACTAATGGAACGCGCTTCAAGATTATGTTTTGAAGAAATCAAAAAAATATTTTTAGATAAAGCAACTTCTTTTACTGTTTTTGCAGGATGTGGAAATAATGGTGGAGATGGTTTGGCTATTGCTAGAATGCTACATGAAGCAGGCTATAGTGTTAAAGTTGTATTTATCAATTTTGGCAAAATTAGCAACGATTGCGAAATTAATTTGAAAAAATTACCTAAGAATATTAATGTAGATTTTTTAGATGATGATAATTTTAATTTTGAAATTAATGACAATTCTGTAATTATTGATTCCATATTAGGTTCTGGGATTTCACGCAAGCCTGAAGGTTTAGTTTTGAAAGTGATAAACCAGATAAATAATCTAAAAAATTTCGTTATTTCTATTGATTTGCCTTCGGGTTTGCTGGCTGATGAAAGCTCTGAAGCTCACTCAAATAGTATTGTAAAAGCAAATTTCACCATTACAATAGGTTTGCCAAAATTAGCTTTGTTTATGCCTGAAAATAGCTTGTACTTTGGCAATTGGATTTTAGTGCAAATAGGCTTAGATCAAGATTTTATTGATAATTCGGAAACAAATTATTTCTTTTTACAAAAGCAAGATGTAAGTAATTTAATCAAAATAAGACCAAAATTTGCACATAAAGGTAATTTTGGACATGCTCTTATAGCCTCAGGAAGCAAAGGATTTATGGGCGCTGCCATACTCGCAGCAAGAGCTTGCTTAAAATCTGGTTGTGGTTTGCTAACAGTGCATTGCCCTAAAAATTACTCGAATATTATTCAAACTGCTGTGCCTGCGGCAATGTGCTCTATTGACGATGCTGAAGAAGTGATTTCATCTATTCCAAATATAGATAAATATTCGGCAATATCTTTTGGACCTGGATGCTCGCAAGATGACAAAACTGCAATGGCTCTAAAATTATTAATTCAAAATTCTTCAAAACCACTAATATTAGATGCTGACGGATTAAATATTCTTGCAAACAATAAAACTTGGCTTGCTTTTTTACCTAAAAACACAATTTTAACTCCACATGTTGGCGAATTTGAACGATTGTTTGGAAAGTCTAAAAATGGTTTTGAACGCTTGCAAACTGCGATAGAAATGTCGTCGAAATATAATTGTATTATTGTTTTGAAGGGCGCTTATTCTGCAATTGTATTGCCGGATAAAAAAGTTTTTTTTAACTCAACAGGCAATCCGGGATTAGCTAAAGGCGGAAGTGGCGATATTTTAACAGGACTTATGACAGGTTTATTAGCCCAAGGTTATTTGCCTTATTATGCAGCTATTCTGGCTGTGTTTATACATGGTCTTGCTGGCGATATTGCAGCAGAAGAGCATACGGAAGAAGCAATGAATGCTGATGATGTTATAAAAAATATATCAAATTCATGGAAAAATATTTTATTTTGTTAA
- a CDS encoding ribulose-phosphate 3-epimerase translates to MMSVLLSPSILSANFLNLEKDIEMLNNSKADWIHIDIMDGIFVPNISFGPHILKQISTIAKKPLDVHLMIQNPERYIKQFAEAGADYLSVHIEGAIHLNRTIQLIKEYNIKCGVALNPHTSVGLLSDILPFLDFVLIMSVNPGYGGQKFISNTISKIEQVKKMRDAINPNCLIQVDGGVNEKNASEIVLAGADVLVAGSAVFNSENPLQTIENLKKS, encoded by the coding sequence ATTATGTCTGTACTTCTTTCACCCTCAATATTATCGGCTAATTTTCTTAATTTAGAAAAAGATATTGAAATGCTAAATAATAGCAAGGCAGATTGGATTCATATTGACATTATGGATGGAATTTTTGTGCCGAATATTTCTTTTGGACCTCACATTTTAAAGCAAATATCCACAATAGCTAAAAAACCATTAGATGTGCATTTGATGATACAAAATCCTGAAAGATATATAAAGCAGTTTGCTGAGGCAGGAGCAGACTATTTATCTGTTCATATAGAAGGAGCTATTCATTTAAATAGAACAATTCAGCTTATAAAAGAATACAATATAAAATGTGGTGTAGCCTTAAATCCTCATACAAGCGTAGGTTTACTGTCTGATATTTTACCATTCTTAGATTTTGTTTTAATAATGTCTGTAAACCCGGGTTATGGTGGACAAAAATTCATATCAAATACAATTTCTAAAATTGAACAAGTGAAAAAAATGAGAGATGCTATAAATCCGAATTGCCTTATTCAAGTTGATGGTGGTGTAAATGAAAAAAATGCTTCGGAAATTGTTTTAGCAGGAGCGGATGTGCTTGTTGCTGGAAGTGCGGTTTTTAATTCGGAAAATCCGCTGCAAACAATAGAAAATTTGAAAAAGTCCTAA
- the clpB gene encoding ATP-dependent chaperone ClpB, with protein MDLKSFTIKSQEIISAAFQIAFERKNQAIEDLHILSALLSNDEHIAPYLIKKTGSDIGIIKQACDKELNTLPRVEGGQAYLSSSGMKTVQQAILMQKELGDEFVSLEHIFLGLVESDGKAENILKDAGISEKNLKAAISDLRKGSKVTNQNAENQYNALEKYARNLNDLAIKGKMDPVIGRDDEIRRLLQILTRRTKNNPILIGEPGVGKTAIAEGLAYRIVKGDVPENLKNKIVYSLDMGALIAGAKFQGEFEERLKSVIKEVVESDGDIILFIDEIHTLVGAGATQGAMDAANILKPALARGELRAIGATTLKEYQKYFEKDKALERRFQIVMVDEPSPADTVSILRGIKERYEAHHQVRIKDEAILAAVELSTRYITDRFLPDKAIDLIDEAASKLRIEINSVPEELDELERKIRQLEIEREAIKREKDEQKFEKLSEEIEQLSAERNDLTTQWKTEKEEVNKIQETKKAIEDFKFEAEQAERAGDYGKVAELRYGKIKEAENKLHELEESIKNKKSGHVLINEEVDAEQIAEVVAKWTGIPLSRMMQSEKEKLLHLEDELHKRVIGQDAAIEAVSDAIRRSRSGLSDEKRPIGSFIFLGTTGVGKTELARTLADYMFDDENSLVRIDMSEYQERHSVSRLIGAPPGYVGYDESGQLTEAVRRKPYSVVLLDEIEKAHPDVFNILLQVLDEGRLTDNKGRTANFRNTIIIMTSNLGSDLIRDNYDNLVPGNEQQVFRKTREDVFALLRQTLQPEFINRVDEIIMFKPLMLDEIKDIVKIQLSLLINRLAENGIKMEYTEFALEGLANEGYDPQLGARPIKRLIQRKIVNELSKLILAGEIDENKGLKLDFIDGKYIFMPLNRAETTNI; from the coding sequence ATGGATTTAAAATCTTTTACAATAAAAAGTCAGGAGATAATTTCAGCAGCTTTTCAAATTGCTTTTGAGCGTAAAAATCAAGCAATTGAAGATTTGCATATATTAAGTGCATTATTGAGTAATGATGAACATATAGCTCCGTATTTAATAAAAAAAACAGGTTCTGATATTGGCATTATAAAGCAAGCATGCGATAAGGAATTGAATACTTTGCCTCGTGTTGAAGGAGGTCAAGCTTATTTGTCTTCGTCAGGCATGAAAACTGTGCAGCAAGCAATTTTGATGCAAAAAGAGTTGGGAGACGAATTTGTAAGCCTTGAGCATATTTTTCTTGGACTCGTGGAAAGTGATGGAAAAGCGGAAAACATATTAAAAGATGCAGGCATAAGTGAGAAAAACTTAAAGGCTGCAATTTCAGATTTGCGAAAAGGTAGTAAGGTTACTAATCAAAATGCTGAAAATCAATACAATGCTTTAGAAAAATATGCTAGAAATTTGAATGATTTAGCAATCAAAGGCAAGATGGATCCTGTTATAGGTAGAGATGATGAAATTAGGCGTTTGTTGCAAATTTTAACAAGGCGAACAAAAAATAATCCTATCTTAATTGGAGAGCCTGGTGTAGGGAAAACAGCTATTGCTGAGGGATTAGCGTACAGAATTGTTAAAGGAGATGTCCCTGAAAATTTGAAAAACAAAATTGTTTATTCATTGGATATGGGAGCTTTAATTGCTGGAGCTAAGTTTCAAGGCGAATTTGAAGAGCGTTTAAAAAGCGTGATTAAAGAAGTTGTGGAAAGCGATGGAGATATTATTTTATTCATTGATGAAATTCATACTCTCGTTGGAGCAGGAGCAACTCAAGGTGCAATGGACGCTGCAAATATTTTAAAACCTGCATTAGCTCGTGGTGAATTGCGTGCCATTGGCGCTACTACTCTGAAAGAATATCAAAAATATTTTGAAAAAGATAAAGCTCTTGAAAGACGTTTTCAAATAGTAATGGTTGATGAGCCTTCTCCAGCTGACACAGTGAGCATATTAAGAGGAATAAAAGAGCGTTATGAGGCTCATCATCAGGTTAGAATAAAAGATGAAGCTATTTTAGCAGCCGTAGAGTTGTCAACTAGATATATTACAGACCGCTTCCTTCCTGATAAAGCTATTGATTTAATTGATGAGGCGGCTAGCAAATTGCGAATTGAGATAAATTCTGTTCCAGAAGAGCTTGACGAACTCGAAAGAAAAATACGTCAGCTTGAAATTGAAAGAGAAGCAATTAAAAGGGAAAAAGATGAACAAAAGTTTGAGAAATTAAGTGAGGAAATTGAGCAATTATCAGCAGAGCGCAATGATTTAACAACTCAGTGGAAAACTGAAAAAGAAGAGGTAAATAAAATTCAGGAAACAAAAAAAGCTATTGAGGATTTCAAATTTGAAGCAGAACAGGCAGAGCGAGCAGGTGATTATGGTAAAGTTGCGGAACTTCGCTATGGCAAAATAAAAGAAGCTGAAAATAAACTCCATGAATTAGAAGAAAGTATAAAAAATAAAAAATCTGGTCATGTGCTTATAAATGAAGAGGTTGATGCTGAGCAAATAGCGGAAGTTGTTGCAAAATGGACAGGTATTCCTTTGAGTCGTATGATGCAGAGCGAAAAAGAGAAATTATTGCACTTGGAAGATGAATTGCATAAGCGTGTAATTGGGCAGGATGCAGCTATCGAAGCTGTTAGCGATGCCATTAGGCGAAGTAGAAGTGGACTGAGTGATGAAAAAAGACCTATAGGTTCATTTATATTCCTTGGAACAACAGGTGTTGGGAAAACAGAACTAGCTAGAACTCTTGCAGATTATATGTTTGATGATGAAAATAGCTTAGTTCGCATTGATATGAGTGAGTATCAAGAAAGGCATAGCGTTTCAAGGCTTATTGGAGCTCCTCCTGGTTATGTTGGTTATGATGAAAGTGGGCAGCTAACAGAAGCAGTAAGACGTAAACCTTATTCTGTTGTATTGCTTGATGAAATTGAAAAAGCTCATCCGGACGTGTTTAATATTTTATTACAAGTTTTAGATGAAGGACGTTTGACTGATAATAAAGGGCGCACAGCCAATTTTAGAAATACTATTATTATCATGACGAGTAATTTGGGCTCGGACTTAATTAGAGATAACTATGATAATTTAGTTCCTGGAAACGAACAGCAAGTGTTTAGAAAAACGAGGGAAGATGTTTTTGCTTTGTTACGCCAAACGTTGCAACCTGAATTTATTAATAGAGTTGATGAAATAATAATGTTTAAGCCATTAATGCTTGATGAAATTAAGGATATAGTAAAAATACAACTTAGCCTATTGATAAATAGACTTGCTGAAAATGGAATAAAAATGGAATACACCGAATTTGCTTTAGAAGGACTTGCTAATGAAGGTTATGACCCACAATTAGGAGCTAGACCGATAAAAAGACTAATTCAAAGAAAAATTGTAAATGAACTTTCAAAACTGATTCTTGCAGGAGAAATTGATGAAAATAAAGGATTAAAGTTAGATTTTATTGATGGAAAATACATATTTATGCCATTAAATCGAGCCGAAACAACGAATATATAA
- a CDS encoding HU family DNA-binding protein produces MNKAELVSAIASEAKMTKVDAKKALEGIVSAISTSLKKKKNVTLVGFGSFKVKKLAARNGKNPRTGKAIKIPAKNVVRFKAGSNLASKVK; encoded by the coding sequence ATGAACAAAGCAGAATTAGTTAGCGCAATTGCATCAGAAGCAAAAATGACAAAAGTTGATGCAAAAAAAGCCCTAGAAGGCATAGTAAGTGCAATTAGTACTTCTTTAAAAAAGAAAAAAAATGTAACCTTAGTTGGATTTGGTTCTTTTAAAGTAAAAAAATTAGCTGCACGTAATGGAAAAAATCCACGTACAGGAAAAGCAATCAAAATTCCTGCTAAAAATGTTGTACGCTTTAAAGCAGGCTCAAATTTAGCTTCAAAAGTTAAATAA
- a CDS encoding HU family DNA-binding protein, producing the protein MNKAELIDAIASASKLTKADSKKALDAFMNVTSKALKKGERISLVGFGSFSIAKRSAREGVNPRTGKKIKIPAKKVVKFKPGAALANSVK; encoded by the coding sequence ATGAACAAAGCAGAATTAATTGACGCAATTGCATCAGCAAGCAAACTTACAAAAGCTGACTCAAAAAAAGCATTAGACGCTTTCATGAATGTAACAAGTAAAGCTCTAAAAAAAGGTGAACGTATTTCACTAGTAGGTTTTGGTTCTTTCTCTATCGCTAAAAGAAGCGCTCGTGAAGGCGTAAACCCACGTACAGGTAAAAAAATTAAAATTCCTGCAAAAAAAGTTGTGAAATTCAAACCTGGTGCAGCTTTAGCAAACAGCGTTAAGTAA
- a CDS encoding methionyl-tRNA formyltransferase: protein MNMLKIIFMGTPDFAVGALDTIYKSEHQILTVITAPDKPSGRGQRISSSPVKKYAEAKGLPILQPTNLKDDSFIKEIENLAPDLIVVVAFRMLPEKLWKLPKFGTINLHASLLPDYRGAAPINWAIINGETKTGLTTFFINEIIDSGNIILQKEIEILDNDNFETLHNKLIDLGENVILDTLSIIEKNKIHAKEQIFDKEKNKPAPKLNKENTRINWNSKACDIHNLVRGLSPIPGAWTKIIINDLEHVLKIFKTNYQNDKITHETVGKIIIKDKKTISIVCKDGTLNILKLQLSGRKIMTSDEFLRGYSNILKDNFLK from the coding sequence ATTAATATGCTGAAAATAATTTTCATGGGCACACCAGATTTTGCTGTAGGTGCGCTAGATACTATTTATAAGTCCGAACATCAAATATTAACCGTAATTACCGCTCCTGATAAGCCATCCGGCAGAGGGCAAAGAATATCATCTTCTCCTGTAAAAAAATATGCTGAAGCAAAAGGATTACCTATTTTACAACCAACTAATTTAAAAGATGATTCTTTCATAAAAGAAATAGAAAATCTTGCTCCAGACTTAATTGTAGTTGTTGCTTTTCGCATGCTTCCTGAAAAACTTTGGAAACTACCTAAATTTGGAACTATTAATTTACATGCATCTTTATTACCAGATTATCGCGGTGCTGCACCTATTAATTGGGCTATCATAAATGGAGAAACCAAAACAGGACTTACTACTTTTTTTATAAATGAAATTATTGATTCTGGAAACATTATTCTTCAAAAAGAAATTGAAATACTCGATAATGACAATTTTGAGACACTTCACAATAAATTAATTGATTTAGGTGAAAACGTTATTTTAGATACACTAAGCATAATAGAAAAAAATAAAATTCATGCTAAAGAACAAATCTTTGATAAAGAAAAAAACAAACCTGCTCCAAAGTTAAACAAAGAAAACACACGTATCAATTGGAATAGTAAGGCTTGCGATATTCACAATTTGGTAAGAGGATTATCGCCAATACCTGGGGCATGGACAAAAATAATTATAAACGATTTGGAGCACGTTCTAAAAATATTTAAGACTAACTATCAAAATGATAAAATCACCCATGAAACTGTCGGAAAAATCATAATAAAAGATAAAAAAACAATTAGTATTGTTTGCAAAGACGGAACTTTAAATATTTTAAAATTACAATTATCTGGAAGAAAAATTATGACAAGTGATGAGTTTTTAAGAGGTTATTCCAATATTTTAAAAGATAATTTTTTGAAATAA
- a CDS encoding 6,7-dimethyl-8-ribityllumazine synthase → MKSNEKKTNLSDIGLDLPSVENFKFGIVVSEWNNNITNSLLNGALETLYNCKSKENNIDVIFVPGSFELPQAAELLARKNIYDAIICLGCIIQGETRHFEFISTAVANGIMKVSIKNGLPVVFGVLTTNNMEQAIDRSGGKHGNKGIEAAATAVKMVTNEKIN, encoded by the coding sequence ATGAAAAGTAACGAAAAAAAAACTAATCTTTCAGATATTGGTTTAGACTTACCTTCTGTTGAAAATTTCAAATTTGGAATTGTTGTTTCAGAATGGAATAATAATATTACAAATTCTTTGCTCAATGGTGCTTTGGAAACACTTTATAATTGCAAATCAAAAGAAAATAATATTGATGTAATTTTTGTACCCGGAAGTTTTGAGCTTCCACAAGCCGCAGAACTACTTGCACGCAAAAATATTTATGATGCAATAATTTGTTTAGGCTGTATCATACAAGGAGAAACACGCCATTTTGAATTTATAAGCACAGCTGTGGCTAACGGAATTATGAAAGTCAGCATAAAAAATGGCTTACCTGTTGTTTTCGGCGTTCTAACTACAAATAATATGGAGCAAGCTATAGACAGATCTGGTGGAAAACATGGCAACAAAGGCATTGAAGCTGCTGCAACAGCTGTGAAAATGGTAACTAATGAGAAAATAAATTAA
- a CDS encoding tetratricopeptide repeat protein, giving the protein MAKKKTTSSGDERLENIGTSLSKAELFIEKNKNIIAYVIGGIALVILGIWGYNHFIKAPKAQKASEEMFVAQIYYEMDSLDLALNGDGNNAGFLEILDNYRHTPSGNLAHYYVGMIYLKKNQFEDAIDELKKFDGKDDIIGPMATGCIGDAYMELDNKEEALKYYIKAYKSSENSFTTPMYLMRAAWVHEDLGEWDKALKLYEKIRDEYKKSYEGNEINKYIARAKANITNEK; this is encoded by the coding sequence ATGGCAAAGAAAAAAACTACATCTTCAGGTGATGAAAGACTTGAAAACATTGGCACATCATTGTCAAAAGCAGAACTTTTTATAGAAAAAAATAAAAACATTATTGCTTATGTAATTGGAGGTATAGCACTTGTTATTTTAGGTATTTGGGGATACAACCATTTTATAAAAGCTCCAAAAGCTCAAAAAGCATCAGAAGAAATGTTCGTAGCTCAAATTTATTACGAAATGGACTCTTTAGATTTAGCTTTAAATGGCGATGGCAATAATGCTGGATTTCTTGAAATATTAGACAATTACAGACATACTCCATCTGGGAACTTGGCTCACTATTACGTAGGCATGATATACTTGAAGAAAAATCAGTTTGAAGACGCAATTGATGAGTTGAAGAAATTTGATGGCAAAGATGATATTATTGGTCCAATGGCTACAGGGTGCATTGGAGATGCTTATATGGAATTAGACAACAAAGAAGAAGCTCTTAAATATTACATAAAAGCCTATAAAAGTTCAGAAAATAGTTTTACAACTCCAATGTATTTAATGCGTGCTGCTTGGGTTCATGAAGATTTAGGAGAATGGGACAAAGCTCTAAAACTTTATGAAAAAATAAGAGATGAATATAAAAAGTCATATGAAGGAAATGAAATAAACAAATACATTGCTCGAGCTAAAGCAAATATTACGAATGAAAAGTAA
- a CDS encoding ATP-dependent Clp protease ATP-binding subunit → MESKFSQQVMDILEFSKEEAIRLNSQYVGVEHLFLGILRDGDGKAIRILRNAGINLGEIRKSIEKVASKADNSIKLPETDIPLVRQVEQILKLTYLVAKDLKSEFIETEHLLLSILKDNKSYVATQLNRNGITFEGVMQELKQDKELGSQRNKTIKDEIPSDDNSADERSEFGSSSKKTLSESQSKTPVLDNFGRDLTKAAEEGRLDPIVGRDKELERIAQILSRRKKNNPVLIGEPGVGKSAIAEGLALRIAARKVPRTLHNKRVIMLDIASLVAGTKYRGQFEERMKALLNELEKNRDVILFIDEIHTIVGAGGASGSLDASNMFKPALARGEIQCIGATTLDEYRNYIEKDGALERRFQKILVDATTIDETKEILHNIKERYEDHHLVRYTDEAIDACVMLTERYISDRSLPDKAIDALDEAGAKVHLKHLNVPEEILNIEKQIDEARIKKTSAIKIQKYEEAADFRDLEKKLLEQLATERQKWDEEANKHREIVSDEDVAEVVAMMTGVPVTRVAQNESERLLKIEEELKDKVIGQNEAIVKIAKSIRRNRVGLKDPGRPIGSFIFLGPTGVGKTYLAKILSKYLFATDDALIRIDMSEYMEKFAVSRLIGAPPGYVGYEEGGQLTEKVRRKPFSIVLLDEIEKAHPDVFHLLLQVLDDGQLTDSMGRKVDFKNTIIIMTSNIGTRQLKEFGSGVGFATSAKTSAKAGYEKSVIENALKKAFAPEFLNRIDDVIIFNSLQRDEIHKIIDIELLGVFQRLQEKGIILKLTDEAMDFVLEKGWNPNYGARPLKRAIQKFIEDPLAEELIKQNFNTPTEITMAYFNENEELTITYTDSTANANKE, encoded by the coding sequence ATGGAATCAAAATTTTCACAGCAAGTAATGGACATTTTAGAATTTAGCAAAGAAGAAGCTATACGTCTAAACAGCCAATATGTAGGAGTAGAACACCTTTTTTTAGGTATTTTACGAGATGGAGATGGTAAAGCTATTAGAATTCTGCGTAATGCAGGCATCAATTTAGGTGAAATTCGTAAGTCGATAGAAAAAGTTGCCAGCAAAGCAGATAATAGCATTAAATTGCCAGAGACTGACATTCCATTGGTGCGTCAAGTTGAGCAAATATTAAAACTAACGTATTTGGTTGCAAAAGATTTAAAAAGTGAATTTATTGAGACTGAACATTTACTGCTATCTATATTAAAAGACAATAAAAGTTATGTTGCAACTCAGTTAAATCGCAACGGCATTACTTTTGAAGGAGTTATGCAAGAGCTAAAACAAGATAAAGAGCTTGGTTCACAAAGAAATAAAACTATAAAAGATGAAATACCATCAGATGATAATAGCGCTGATGAAAGGAGTGAATTTGGAAGTTCTTCAAAAAAAACATTATCAGAATCTCAATCAAAAACTCCAGTTTTAGACAACTTTGGTCGCGATTTAACCAAAGCTGCTGAAGAAGGACGCTTAGACCCAATAGTTGGTCGAGATAAAGAATTAGAACGCATAGCACAAATATTAAGTCGCCGCAAAAAAAACAATCCTGTGTTGATAGGAGAACCCGGAGTTGGTAAATCAGCTATTGCAGAAGGACTTGCACTACGTATTGCAGCCCGCAAAGTTCCTCGCACACTACATAATAAACGCGTTATAATGCTAGACATAGCTTCGCTCGTTGCAGGTACAAAATATCGTGGTCAGTTCGAAGAAAGGATGAAAGCCCTGCTAAATGAACTAGAAAAAAACAGAGACGTTATATTATTTATAGACGAAATACACACAATAGTAGGAGCTGGCGGAGCTAGTGGCTCATTAGATGCCTCGAACATGTTCAAACCAGCATTAGCAAGAGGAGAAATTCAATGTATTGGAGCTACAACTCTAGACGAATATCGCAATTATATTGAAAAAGACGGTGCTCTAGAACGTAGATTTCAAAAAATATTAGTCGATGCTACAACAATTGATGAAACAAAAGAGATTTTACATAATATTAAAGAGCGATACGAAGATCACCACCTCGTAAGATATACAGATGAAGCAATTGATGCCTGTGTAATGCTTACAGAAAGATATATTAGCGACAGATCTTTACCAGATAAAGCCATCGATGCTTTAGACGAAGCTGGTGCTAAGGTGCATTTGAAGCATTTAAACGTGCCAGAAGAAATTTTAAATATTGAAAAACAAATTGATGAAGCTAGAATAAAGAAAACTTCTGCCATAAAAATTCAAAAATATGAAGAAGCTGCAGATTTCCGTGATTTAGAGAAGAAATTATTGGAACAACTTGCAACAGAACGTCAAAAATGGGACGAAGAAGCAAACAAGCATAGAGAAATCGTTTCAGATGAAGATGTAGCTGAAGTTGTAGCAATGATGACAGGAGTTCCTGTTACACGCGTAGCTCAAAATGAAAGCGAAAGACTTCTAAAAATAGAAGAAGAGCTTAAAGATAAAGTTATTGGACAAAATGAAGCGATTGTAAAAATTGCAAAAAGTATTCGCAGAAACAGAGTTGGCTTAAAAGACCCCGGACGACCAATAGGCAGCTTTATCTTTTTAGGCCCAACTGGTGTTGGTAAAACATATTTAGCTAAAATCTTGTCTAAATACCTATTCGCTACAGATGATGCTTTAATAAGAATTGATATGAGCGAATATATGGAGAAATTTGCCGTATCTCGCTTGATTGGAGCGCCTCCGGGCTACGTTGGCTACGAAGAAGGCGGACAGCTAACTGAAAAAGTAAGGAGAAAACCTTTCAGCATAGTTTTATTAGATGAAATCGAAAAAGCCCACCCTGATGTTTTTCATTTATTGCTACAAGTTCTTGATGATGGTCAGCTAACAGACAGCATGGGGCGTAAAGTAGATTTCAAAAACACTATAATCATTATGACATCAAACATTGGAACACGTCAATTAAAGGAATTTGGCTCCGGTGTAGGCTTTGCTACAAGTGCAAAAACTTCAGCAAAAGCTGGTTACGAAAAAAGTGTAATTGAAAATGCTCTCAAAAAAGCTTTTGCTCCAGAATTCTTAAATAGAATTGATGATGTGATTATTTTCAATAGTCTGCAAAGAGATGAAATACATAAAATTATAGACATTGAGCTTTTGGGTGTATTCCAAAGATTACAAGAAAAAGGAATTATTCTTAAATTAACTGATGAAGCAATGGATTTTGTTCTTGAAAAAGGCTGGAATCCAAATTATGGTGCTCGTCCTCTAAAAAGAGCTATCCAAAAATTCATTGAAGACCCTCTCGCAGAAGAACTTATAAAACAAAACTTCAATACTCCAACAGAAATAACTATGGCTTATTTTAATGAAAATGAAGAACTTACTATAACTTATACAGATTCAACTGCCAATGCTAATAAAGAATAA